The region AGATTGGCCAAGAGCATGAGATCCGCACCTATCTTACCCTAAATACGATTCTTTATGACCATGATATTTCGCTCATGCGGAATATCGTACAAACCGCCAAAGACAGTGGAATTACGGCCATTATCGCCGCAGACCATGCCGTGATGAATTACGCGAAGAAGATCGGGATGGAAATTCATATTTCTACGCAGGCCAATGTTTCAAACATAGACACCGTGGAGTTTTATGCAAACTTTGCGGATGTGGTGGTGCTGGCGCGCGAATTGAGCCTCAAACAAGTGGCCGACATCAGCCGCGAGATCAAACGGCGCGATATTACCGGACCTTCGGGAGAATTGGTGCAGTTGGAAATTTTTGCGCATGGTGCACTGTGTATGGCCATTTCTGGAAAATGTTACCTCAGCCTGCACTCCCATTTTGCCTCGGCCAATCGAGGTGCCTGTATTCAAAATTGTCGCCGGAGCTACATTGTCACCGATAAAGAAGAGGGCATGCAATTCGAGGTGGACAATGAATACATTATGTCTGCCCAAGATTTGTGTACCATAGATTTTATAGACAAAATTTTGGACGCGGGCGTTCGGGTGCTCAAATTGGAAGGCCGTGGCCGCGCACCCGACTACGTTTATACCGTCACCAAAGCCTATAATGAGGCCATTAATGCTTATTTAGACGGTACTTATACCCGCGAGAAAATTGATGGCTGGATGGAAGCATTGGCTACGGTGTACAACCGTGGTTTTTGGGATGGATATTATTTGGGTCGTAAAATGGGCGAGTGGTCGGATGTACCCGGCTCCAAAGCAGCCAAGCAAAAGGTTTTTGTGGCCAAAGGACTTAACTACTTCCCCAAGATACAAATTGCGGAATTTATCTGCGAATCCAGTAGCCTTTCCGTGGGCGACGAAATGATTATTACAGGCCCCACCAGTGGCTACTTCCAGTTCATCGTCTCGGAGCTAAGAGTCAACAACGAACCCGTAGAAAAGGTCAAAAAAGGCGATGTATTTACGCTTCCGGTAGAAGGCAAAATCCGACCTTCGGATCGGTTGTACAAATTGGCTCCCGTCAAAGCATGATTCGCATTATTCATCAACGCGCCAAGTGCATCGGCTGTAATGCCTGTGTAGAGGCGGCGGACTATCGCTGGCGCGTATCCCACAAAGACGGCAAATGTACCCTTGTAGGGGGCGAGGAACGCAATGGCGGCTTCTACACAGTAGTGGTGGATGACCACGAGTGGGAAGAAAACGAACTCGCCGCCAAGAATTGTCCGGTGAAGATTATCAAACTCCACCGGATTTAACGCTTATCCACGCCAGAGTTTATACGCCAACAATACCCAACCGGCAATCATGGCCACGCCACCTAATGGAGTCACCATACCCAAACGCGGAAAGTTACCCAAAACCAATACATACAAACTTCCCGAGAACAAGGCAATACCAGCAATAAAAAGCCATCCCACCAATGTAAGGTCCACTTGTACAGACCGCATCATCCAACCCAACAACAAAAGCGCAAGTGCATGATACATCTGGTACCGTACCCCAATCTCGAAAACCTGTAGGCGTTCTGGGGTCACCATGTTCTTCAGGCCATGCGCACCAAAAGCACCTGCGGCAACGGCGATGCCGGCCAATAATGCGCCAACAACCAAGAATATTTTGCTGATATTCATGTTTTTATTTGGTTTATACGTGGTGATACGGCTCGCCTTTGAGGATGGTCATGGCACGATATAACTGCTCCAAAAAAACCAACCGAACCAATTGATGAGAAAACGTCATTTCTGAGAGCGAAATTTGAAATTGTGCCCGACGATAAATGTCTTCCGAGAACCCATATGCCCCACCAATCAACATGACCATACGGTGTACCGACTGGTTCATTTGCCCTTCCATCCATTTTGCAAAAGCCACCGAACCAAACGTTTTACCTTTTTCGTCCAACAATACCAAGACATCGCGCTTATCTAGCCGATCCAATACCAATACTGATTCGGCTTCTTTCAGTTGGGCCACACCTAGGTTCTTTGCCTGTTTTACATCCGGCAGAACCGTAACCTCGAACGGTACATAGTGCCCTAATCGTTTTTCATAGACGGCCATCCCTTCTTCCAAGTACCGTTCGGCGGTTTTCCCGATCATCCATAAGGCAATTTTCATGGGAAGATGAAGTTTTATGGGTAAATTGTGTTGCTGTCTGAATTTCCGCTTTTATTATAGTGGGTATGGTTAATTTCTAAAAACCAACCTGCCTTTCGTATAACGTTCGTCTTTTTTTCGATGATTGCACATTATTTCACCCTAAAAGCGTTGGCCATAGAATGGCAAGACCAATTTAATAATGCGGTCTTGGGCGATGTCTATTCGCAGAGCAAGGGTGAACTGGTATTGGCAATAGGTACGCCACAAGGGGACTACGCACTTCGGGCCCAGGCCAACACAGGCAGAACAGGGGTTTTTATGACTGAAGGATATAACCGCGCCAAACGAAATGTCCTCACCCGTTTTGAGCCAGCCATTGGCCGGAGCATCACCAAAATCACGGTAGCAGACCGTGACCGCTTCCTTTTGATCCACTTAGACAACCACTTACAAATCCAGATGCGGCTATTTGGACCACAGGCCAATGTTTTTTTGTTAGATGCGGATGGACACGTTATAGATGCCTTCAAAGCGGCG is a window of Bacteroidetes Order II. bacterium DNA encoding:
- a CDS encoding U32 family peptidase, yielding MAPAGSYEALWAAIKGGCDSVYFGVEQLNMRARSSNNFTLEDLKQIAQIGQEHEIRTYLTLNTILYDHDISLMRNIVQTAKDSGITAIIAADHAVMNYAKKIGMEIHISTQANVSNIDTVEFYANFADVVVLARELSLKQVADISREIKRRDITGPSGELVQLEIFAHGALCMAISGKCYLSLHSHFASANRGACIQNCRRSYIVTDKEEGMQFEVDNEYIMSAQDLCTIDFIDKILDAGVRVLKLEGRGRAPDYVYTVTKAYNEAINAYLDGTYTREKIDGWMEALATVYNRGFWDGYYLGRKMGEWSDVPGSKAAKQKVFVAKGLNYFPKIQIAEFICESSSLSVGDEMIITGPTSGYFQFIVSELRVNNEPVEKVKKGDVFTLPVEGKIRPSDRLYKLAPVKA
- a CDS encoding ferredoxin, which translates into the protein MIRIIHQRAKCIGCNACVEAADYRWRVSHKDGKCTLVGGEERNGGFYTVVVDDHEWEENELAAKNCPVKIIKLHRI
- a CDS encoding DUF423 domain-containing protein; translated protein: MNISKIFLVVGALLAGIAVAAGAFGAHGLKNMVTPERLQVFEIGVRYQMYHALALLLLGWMMRSVQVDLTLVGWLFIAGIALFSGSLYVLVLGNFPRLGMVTPLGGVAMIAGWVLLAYKLWRG
- the rlmH gene encoding 23S rRNA (pseudouridine(1915)-N(3))-methyltransferase RlmH — translated: MKIALWMIGKTAERYLEEGMAVYEKRLGHYVPFEVTVLPDVKQAKNLGVAQLKEAESVLVLDRLDKRDVLVLLDEKGKTFGSVAFAKWMEGQMNQSVHRMVMLIGGAYGFSEDIYRRAQFQISLSEMTFSHQLVRLVFLEQLYRAMTILKGEPYHHV